In Tursiops truncatus isolate mTurTru1 chromosome 9, mTurTru1.mat.Y, whole genome shotgun sequence, a single genomic region encodes these proteins:
- the LOC117313575 gene encoding uncharacterized protein isoform X1 — translation MFTHQTPEPRYLLDPQGVCPHLRGRTTPRQQPLRTQDPAPHTPSPNSSAQPLHQQPRSRGGGTEKVNRNAEATARLLKSVYAASVAAPELRYRLGLGPLRPLSVTASRSGKMAADGGGGRGGGGGGGGGGGGKCTGPARPAPQGQRGRGRSCPPPFCLWAAARRSLSTAARRQPTGGRAVDRISVYFTRDAFNNSPKSSLQRGMNSVGVSLDAH, via the exons ATGTTCACACACCAGACACCCGAACCCCGTTATTTGCTCGACCCTCAAGGAGTCTGTCCACACCTCCGCGGTCGGACGACCCCCCGACAGCAGCCACTGCGGACTCAGGACCCGGctccacacaccccctccccaaacaGCAGCGCGCAGCCTCTTCACCAGCAACCGAGGAGTAGGGGAGGGGGCACCGAGAAAGTCAACAGGAACGCAGAGGCGACGGCGAGGCTGCTCAAGAGTGTCTATGCCGCCTCTGTTGCCGCTCCCGAACTCAGGTACCGTCTCGGACTCGGCCCCCTGCGCCCGCTCAGTGTCACTGCCTCTCGCTCTGGGAAAATGGCGGCtgacggcggcggcggccgcggcggcggcggcggcggcggcggcggcggcggcggcaagTGCACGGGGCCCGCCCGCCCCGCTCCgcaggggcagagggggaggggacgAAGCTGTCCGCCGCCATTTTGCTTGTGGGCTGCCGCCCGCCGTTCCCTCTCCACCGCGGCTAGAAGACAGCCAACTGGAGGCAGAGCGGTGGACAGAATCTCCGTCTATTTCACAAGAGATGCATTCAACAATTCACCGAAG tcTAGCCTCCAGCGCGGGATGAACTCGGTTGGGGTGTCACTCGACGCCCACTAG
- the LOC117313575 gene encoding uncharacterized protein isoform X2 translates to MPPLLPLPNSGTVSDSAPCARSVSLPLALGKWRLTAAAAAAAAAAAAAAAAASARGPPAPLRRGRGGGDEAVRRHFACGLPPAVPSPPRLEDSQLEAERWTESPSISQEMHSTIHRRENGDE, encoded by the exons ATGCCGCCTCTGTTGCCGCTCCCGAACTCAGGTACCGTCTCGGACTCGGCCCCCTGCGCCCGCTCAGTGTCACTGCCTCTCGCTCTGGGAAAATGGCGGCtgacggcggcggcggccgcggcggcggcggcggcggcggcggcggcggcggcggcaagTGCACGGGGCCCGCCCGCCCCGCTCCgcaggggcagagggggaggggacgAAGCTGTCCGCCGCCATTTTGCTTGTGGGCTGCCGCCCGCCGTTCCCTCTCCACCGCGGCTAGAAGACAGCCAACTGGAGGCAGAGCGGTGGACAGAATCTCCGTCTATTTCACAAGAGATGCATTCAACAATTCACCGAAG gGAAAATGGAGATGAATGA